The genomic interval ACGTTATTAGATCCGCCTCAAGAAAATACTACGGATCAACCGACTCCTAGTCCTATGCCACCTCCTAGCACACCCGAAAACGCAAGTCAGTCGTCGGTTTCTACGAGTTCCGACAAAGCATCGACCCCAAAAAGTGATCAaggtaaaaataattatacataataaaatttgaggtcCTTTCAccatattccaaaaaatatggaaattccTCCCAAAAGAGACTATGTTTCTCGTTATTTCATCCCTATTTTTCATGGTGCAGGACATTGGTTTTACGTACCTTGCATAATGTATGGTTACCTTCATGTAATCCTTCAGAAAACTGACCACCAATTTTCGgattaactttttaattattcataaaaccaTAGTGGGACCGAAATATAGAGTCAATACtcttttttgttgatttttttagaCGGCGAGGGCTCAAAAGATTCGTCACCTATCCATAACGCCAACGATCCCGTTCCGCACGACGACGACGAAAGAGAAGTACCGTCGGTGATAGTGTACCTCGTGGAACCGTTCACTTTGGGTACCGATCAACCGGAATTACAAAGATTAGCCTGTCTAGCTTTATTGAGATGTTACCAATCGGTTCTGGCGGCCGTTCCcgaaaatatcagaaataacaTTAGCGTTCaagtaagaaattattttaaatcgcCAGAAAACAAAAGcgaaaattctcatttttatttttagataatatcCTTGGAAAGTATAGTCGAATTGAACAAAGCTAGGAATAGAAATCGACACAGCGATCATATGAGAGCTTTGGCATTGAATATTTTCTCTCAATGTAGAAGACTCTTAATCCATACTAATAACGTTAAATCTTTAACCGGTTTCGGTACTGCTGCTATGGCCGATCAATTCCTCAAGAGCAAAGACGTaagtagataaaaatattaatttaacaattaaatattaataagggTTTGAAGAAATGTGAAAAAGTTCCCTTttatatttctgatatttttttccaaaaatgtatgTCTCAATAACTCATCTTCTACTTATATTTTCATCACtagattttattacaaaatctaCATTTTTCTTCTAATCTTGTATCTTCAATTGATGTATAAATGTTTCCTCTCTTCATCTTCTTGGGGCACTTTTTATAGGCTCAGGTTTTCCTTTTCATCATGGAAAACTTGCATtgtgattaattaattttcccACAATTCCATATCTATTTTTCCCTTGAAATTATCTGcgcttttaaataaatactattttaatacttcttatttcttttcaatgtattttgttttttgaaaaagttggaACATTTTCCAAAGAAGTTAATCTAGTTCTAGTTTGGATTCTACTAACCTAGTGTCTCTATTTCGAAGGgaactttattattaaaattaaaaatatttaataatatacattTGGCATCAGATGGAATTTTCAACtgtataatttatcaaaataaaaatcgttGGGCGGTTCTACTAAGAAGAATTTTCGATTAACTTtgcaaattaaattttagttataaaaatttttcttaaaaaaggcaaaaatttaataattgtgttattagttgttattttttgtgttgtcAAGTGTGGTTGTTGTTGTTAACAAGTTCACAGTCCTCATAATTATGCCCCCAATGGCCCTACAAACTATATTAAATACACAAATGTAGGATTTTACCATAAAACTACTAACAGGcggttttgaaaatataaataaaattattttaagcaAAACACAGGCAAgattatataaacaataactttcttaacttttttttatgtGTCAAAATGTCCGTTAGTTTTCTGtgtattttgatattgtttgacAACTCTTCTTTGAAACAGAGCCCCACAAAGGATTTTCTTGATCTGAACAAAAGACTTCCAGAGACAAGTAGCTACATCTAGTTTTCCCATATCGTAGTCTTACATCTtctttattcctttttttttgtcattatatacTTTCATTTGATCATTGtggataatattttttccatttcactGTTAATTACATCTATTGGCagtaaattttccaataaattggTTTGTACAAAATTCTTGTGATATATACCAAGTGGAGATTACGTCTTCAACCCTTATACCAAATATAGGAGGGGATCTCTCTAAGTCAGGGTAGTCGTAAAGACGAGAGTATGTAACAAGTCTTAGTTCGATTAAAACCTTATCATTTTAACAAATAGGTCATTCGAATACAAGCAACATGGTATGACAATGTGCAGTATTTAACTTCATAATGATACTTTCGAtgaaatccatttttttatatactatagATATCGTCAGTAGTTTCTAAAATCATTATGGGGCTTTAGATTATATATTAGGACTGTGGAtatgttaaattaaaatgtaGTCTTTTACTTGTTAAAAATCTTTGTACATTGGATGCGGAATATCACAAGATGTTATTACATACATACAGTTTTCACCAAAAACCTGAAGCCTTTGGAAGTGTCGTAAGAAGATACGCACCATCGGCGATAAagactctttttattttaattgaatcagTGTTTTAATTAATAAGGTATTAATGATTTAGTGTCatacttttttgtaattaaCTCTTGTTGTAACATCAATTTGTAAAGTGtgtcaaataaattattatagactttattaataatacaagGTGAGTTGTGagtgtattttttgtttgtttattaattacTTGATACTTCCATTGGTATCTtgtaagtataaaaaaatatatctcccATATcttagttataaataatttctattaatttataggAAAAGAATAGAGCGCCATACAAACTGTATACGCCGCCTTACATCTTGGCGCCGATGAGGGGTAAACAAGAACCTGCCGATGCGTTTAGTAAAGGAGCTCAAGAACAAGAATCCGTTCTTTATCTCAGCTATTGCCTTTCTGAAGATCAAAGTTGGTTATTAGCAGTGGCTACTGACGAAAAAGGTGAAATATTCGAAACGATTACCATAAATGTTGATATACCGAATAGGAGTCGAAGGAAAAAGGCGTCGGCTAGAAGAGTCGGTTTGGAGAAATTGATGAATTTCATTTTGGGCGTTATGTCTCAAAGCGTAAGACCGTGGAGATTGGTCGTGGGTAGACTCGGAAGGATAGGtaagaaaataatatcaattttcaatttttttgtattacgaAGATTTTTTCAGGTCACGGCGAATTGAAAGGTTGGAGTTGGTTGTTGAGTCGAAAGAATCTTTTGAAAGCTTCGAAACAACTCAAAGAAATTTGCAATCAATGTTCTATGATGTACCCGAATTCGGTACCTTGCATATTGAGTGCGTGTCTTGTCAGCCTCGAACCAGACTCTGTACTTAGATTAATGCCCGACCAATTTACTCCGGACGAACGATTCAGTCaggtaaaaataaaatcaaggaGAAAATATTATCGAGACGggattgatatataaatattttttcgctTTTAGGTATCCGTCAACTCTCAACTGTCCACGCCGCAGGACGTTAGTTGTACGCACATCCTCGTTTTTCCGACTAGCGCCACGACGCAATCTTCTCAAACGGCTTTTCAAGAACAACACATCACTGCCGATCTGGGCGACGACGGTTTATTCAGTCCATTCGACGAAGACATGCCCGAAGGTATCGACGGCATGAACGATTTCCACGACATATTCAATTGGACTGAAATCGTACCGGGCGGAGGTCAAAGTCCCCCAGGAAGTCCAAGAAGGGAAGAAGGAGGTGCTGGAAGTCCGAATGGTGGTGCTAACGTCGGTAGAGAAGGTGAGCGTTCATtgaatttttagttaaattttgttttattctaataaataatttattgtaggTACGCCAATGATAGGGATGAATTCGAAAGGTATTGAACCTGTCGAAGAAGTCGGCGTCGTTTTGCAACAACCTCTGGCTCTCGGATATTTCGTTTCTACTGCTCCTACCGGTAAAATGCCTCGTTGGTTTTGGTCGTCGTGTCCGCATCTCGAGGGAGTTTGCCCCGCATTTTTGAAGAACGCTTTACATTTGCACAGTCCTAATATCCAACAGAATTCGGacgatttatttcaacaatcaTCGACGGTGACGTCGCATCCGTTGGATTCCCAATATACCACGGACGTTTTGAGGTAAGTCGTTTTTGCCCTATTTTCCACTACTCTTTGGACGTACCAATAAAGATTGAGTCGTTGCCCCGTTTTGAACAAAACTGATACGATGATTGCAAAATAGCTATATTAGAGTTACTTTGTATCTGTTATGCAGTACTTGGTGATCATTGATTACCCCTTCGAACGGGATGTCCAAGTCCATCTTTCCTAACTGAAGCCGCTTTATCCTTGTTTGATTAATGTCATAGAAACAAAAGTTGGGGTTTTAAACTTGCCAATATATTTATTAGGGAACGGGattagaattaataaatttaaaaaaaatactaataataattgtcggttaatttttcagatatgtTTTGGAGGGTTACAATGCTCTCTCTTGGCTGGCGTTGGATTCGAATACGAAGGATCGTTTATCTTGCTTACCAGTCCATATGCAAGTCTTAGTTCAATTATATAATACCGCGGCGGCACtcctctaaaagaaaaaaaaacactgaaaaGTACTTACGGAACCAAATTTTcggacatttttttttttgacattcaTTATGGAAATGTATGATTTCCTAAACGCTCAAAAATTGTATTTCCTTTACTCGATTCTCTGTATTTGACATCGTtacaatattttcgaataaaacagaattgaaagaaaaagaaaaatgtccTTCATACGTGACCTTAGgaacgaatttttaaaatttaaaaaagaaaatactcaAACATGACGAGACATTAAAagaattgtatatatatatatatatatataaacattattacGTCCGTACAAAAGTCATACACTGTTGcgtcctcaagaaaaccaagaGTTAACCATGATCTTACTGTGTATACTGGTTTACCAATGAAGTAGATGGATAGGACTATATGTAGATAATTgatattcacaattttcaaatatacagaTTTTCATTCATTCTACAACAATGCTGCTTCCTTATAACAAGTAACTTTGTCAGCTCCATATAATGACTACACCATACATTGCTGCATCCGTGCGGTGTTGTCAAACCGCCAGGACGCAATAATATACTATCATTAAATATCACATGAAATGTATATAATCTTAAAAGAGTTTCCTTGTAGAAATATATCTCTGATTTTAAGAATATGGAAAAGATAATGTAAAATACGCAATAACTCTAATAATTAGCTACTGGTATACACTTTTTCCgactcaaaaaaattgaaagcatGTGGGGATAGCGGGATTGATCAGGTATGCCTCTATAATATACCTCCAGAGGAAAGTGATAACTATACTGGTGAAACATCGCAATCCAACAATAACCATAAATCGTGCAAAGTCAATTGTTACCCAACTTTTTAATCGTATTTTAAAGAGAATAGCCAGGAGGAAATGGATTGACCAAATCGAAAATATGGATATTGATAAAGAGAAAACAGAAATTGAGACAATAGCTAGGGACAGAAAGGGAACAGTACAAATAAATCatgaaactaaatttattccagttttattgattttttaaaatataataaaaatcctTTATCTGCACTATCAACTCTATTTTCTGCTTttagtataataattttgaacaaatacttTGATTTTTAGCCAATCTTTGTtgtttagaattttttcatattttgttttcagaTCTTCACATTCGAATCTTTTAGGGGGCTTCTTAGTTTTAATATGATCTTTAAAATAGTTTAGTGTGACTTTTTTTTGGTCATCTGTCCAAGGAACCAGTTTAcgagtttttttctttttagtccCTGCAACAGGTTTCCCATCAACGTTGTTTGTTGGAACAAAATCTTGAGCAGATGGCTTTGACGTATCTAACAGTTCCCTTATTATTGGATTTTCATCCTCGTCACTATCATTATCAGAGTCTCGGTCACTTAGAAGATTTTTTTCCATATCAATGTTTATTTCATCAATAGATTTCCCTTTATATTGATCTGCTCCGCCTTTTTCCATTACCATCAACAGTTTAGATATCTTCGCCGTTTGATAAACATCATCGGGTAGTCGATAGGAAGTTCTGTGAACACCACTTGTGTGTCCCATAAATGTCGCCAACTGTTCTATTTCCCCATCTGATAAGTTGAATAATTGCGATAAAGTTGCAAGATGTTTGCGCAGTCGGGTTGACGTAATTGATGATGGGTTTTGTGCTCCACATAATTTAGCATGTTTGGCTAACACTTTATAACCTATCAAATGTGAATTTGAATTCGCCATTGCGAAAAGATATGGGTTATTTATGGGCACAAAATGGTGTCTAACttctaacatttttttgatattgtctTGTATGTCAGAATGGAATAAAACTGGAACCCCTTTGCCTCGTTTACCTCGGATAACTACTCTCTTCAATGATTTTAGGAGAATTTTTTCGGGTAGAGAGACTACATTGTCAAATTCctcatatttttgagtatgGTTTGATGTATTCAGATATGTATGTAATAACATTCGTTGTAGTTCTCCAGAACGTTTTCGATTTAATAAAATGACTCTACAATAAATAGTTTCCATCAGATTATTAAATGCTTGAATTGTATCagactttttttgatattgctGATGGTCGATATCATCTTCTATGATATATTTCATATCCTCAACTCCTTTAATTAGGACTCTTAAAGATTCTCCAGGTAAGTCGATGAGATGATTCCTTAATAAACGCAAATCACTGGCAAGAGGTACAATGGTTACTTTGTTCCATTTGTTAAGATTAAGGTTGTAACTGGCATGTGAAGAAATCTCGCAACTCCAATTAGTTTCAAAAAGACGAATCAACGTTTTCAAGTCCACCTCTATTTCCGCAGTAGATAAAGTGGTACCTTTATTTTTAgtgtaaataaaagtaattgcaATATCGCAACACTGTTTCAAAGACGTAACAATATTCATGGCGAAAGTTGGAGACAGATAAACATCTCGTTCCGAATCATATTTAGCAATTCGTTTTGTGGCTTCCACGAAAATGTCGAAATACTTTGGCTTCAAAGCTGAAATGAATGTGGTTATGGATGGATCCAGCTTTCTTATTTCCAAAAGGATTTTAGAAAGTTCTCTTATTTTGCGTGATGTTacttaaataaaatgtttttcacGGTGCGTTTTTAAGTACTTAGCTCCGAACTCGCAAATAAGTGGATCTTTTTGAGCTTCCAAAGACAACTTGTCCGCTCTCATATGCGGGAATACTTCCTCTTTCAGTCGTTGATCTACTTTAGCATTATGGAATAGTTTTAACTGTTTGCTATTTTGACAGCTACCAGAAACTCTCTTTACACATTTTTTCTTATGTCTGTATAAAAGTTTCGAGGAAAAATACCCTAAACAGTTGTTACAAGGTACTTTATCTCTCTCTGGTACATAACCCTCCCTAACAGGCTTAAAACAAGTGCCACCGTCGGCCAAATAATTTCCCTTTCTTCTAAGGTCATTGAATAGCtcttttctttctttacttTTAACGGGCTTTGCTAAAATTCTTGCTACATCTATTTCGTTTGAATGGTTTCGTATCACATGGCGGCCGAAATTTAGAACCTTAGTTTCGCAATAATAACAATGATCCGGTTTTCTCTTATATGGTGTTTTAATTGGTTTTGTACAACTTAAAGTACTCGGTAACCTTGAATTGTTACTTAAATCTTGGTCTTTATCCAACGTTTTAGTAGTAATCAACTGTCTACTGCTTGAAGTATTCGGTACATTTAAATCGTATTCATTATCTTTAGCTGTATCATACACTCCAATAGAGGGCGAATTAACATAATCAGTAGTAATCTTCATCTGGGTTGagcttttgtttatattatgtTTCTTAGTCTTCTTCGGTGCTGGATTCTCATCAACATCTGAGCAGCTATCCTGCGAAAAAAATGTATCGTGAATTATCTCGTGAACCAATTAGGTGATAAATGTATAAGAATTTCTAAAACTAGAAAGAATTTAGTGAATAGCTATTTAAGTTCTTAGTGCCATAATAAGTGTTTTATAGTACGCGTCTGGAAGTTTGCCGAACGAGCTGTATGCTAATTCTCTTACCAGACAAAAGTACTATAAAACAAGAATATGCCATGTATGATATACAAGGTTTTATCTTCGATCCCTCACCGCACTAAGACACCCTCACTAAGAACAAAAGTAATACTAGTTTTTCTAAAACCCCTTAACAAAGTAGAATTCGACGCTTTCAAATCCCAACACAAAGTAAACGTTTTCCGGGAAATCAGTATGGGCCTGGATATTTATCTACTCACAGGCAAGGTCCAAAACCTATATTcacaatttaatgaaaatggaaaaaaaattttacttacttcGTCACTACTAGGACAATATAGAGAATCTTCACTTGACGAAGCATTAAAAGGATCTTCCGGTGTACATGGAGATGACTCtgtattcatttgaattttatcatattcaaatattttgtttgaggTAATATTCAGTTCtgactaaaatataaaaagcaaaaaaacgtTTGGATAATGGAgaaattattagttttgtttGGGAATACAAATTACCTGTTCTCTTGGTGAATGATTTTTGTCAATAATATTCTTTTGCAAGTCAGTATACTTCTCGTGGGGtggttttattattgtattatcaaGCACAACTATTTTGTTGTCATTTTCTTGCTTTTTAGTAAATGAAGTTTCCTAAAATACGTAATTATCtttcaaagtttttcaaaaattatagagTGCGGTTTACAAAAACTTCACAATTTTTCCATATCCATAAATATTTCTTACTCGATGTTATAAATATTAcgaagtaattttaaaaaagattatttacCGGGCTGGAAAATCCTCGATTACAAAACcagattgattttttgaagttTGATGTTGAGTTACATTCATAagctgaaaaaatattgatgctGTAATTGGCAAACAAAAggcaaatatgaaatatttacatgATTTTTGGAGTCCGAAAACATCATTCCGTTTATCAAAAGTGTTTATATCTACTTCCAAATAACCATTTGTAGTTATTTCTGGAACATCTGCTACCGAGACATCCGCTACCGATGAAGGAGAAGGCGTTTTAcctattttgaatttgaaaaatatttgtagaaaaattaacaCATGACAACATGTTTTTCAGTAgctacaaaattaaattaaattgcaaaatttcaaaactatcACTTTTACTCACTAAAAGACAATGAGTGACAATACCAATAATTATTGGTAATTGGAggtaactgaaaatttttataaagacaaaaGTCATAAGAACATCACGAatgtaataatttcatatatattataaaaatacttacCTTCTTCAGTATCAAAACTCAAGttactgaatattttatcaatgcGCCTTGTCATATTAGCACACTGGAAGCAACAATGTCTTAGAATAACACGATCTCACAAGCACAAGAAACGttaaaacacaatattttggGTCTAAAAATAGAGagcagtgttgccatatctcggACGCAACAACATATTAcgtttctaaaatatatacttAAGTGTGTATACAATATTTGGTCCTCTGCCGGAAAATCAATAAACTAACAATATACATTTTCATCCATATTAGTAATATTATTGCGTCCAATTCCAAATAGAAAATCCAATAAAATCATAGGGAGATCACTAGATGACGTTGAgttttataaagaaatagaaatgtAGGAACCTTTGTTGACTTttcttgttaatatttttcacaaacgTTGGCAAAAATCCACAAAAACATGGATTGACATTGTTGCG from Diorhabda sublineata isolate icDioSubl1.1 chromosome 8, icDioSubl1.1, whole genome shotgun sequence carries:
- the LOC130447883 gene encoding uncharacterized protein LOC130447883, yielding MNIVTSLKQCCDIAITFIYTKNKGTTLSTAEIEVDLKTLIRLFETNWSCEISSHASYNLNLNKWNKVTIVPLASDLRLLRNHLIDLPGESLRVLIKGVEDMKYIIEDDIDHQQYQKKSDTIQAFNNLMETIYCRVILLNRKRSGELQRMLLHTYLNTSNHTQKYEEFDNVVSLPEKILLKSLKRVVIRGKRGKGVPVLFHSDIQDNIKKMLEVRHHFVPINNPYLFAMANSNSHLIGYKVLAKHAKLCGAQNPSSITSTRLRKHLATLSQLFNLSDGEIEQLATFMGHTSGVHRTSYRLPDDVYQTAKISKLLMVMEKGGADQYKGKSIDEINIDMEKNLLSDRDSDNDSDEDENPIIRELLDTSKPSAQDFVPTNNVDGKPVAGTKKKKTRKLVPWTDDQKKVTLNYFKDHIKTKKPPKRFECEDLKTKYEKILNNKDWLKIKVFVQNYYTKSRK